The proteins below come from a single Triticum aestivum cultivar Chinese Spring chromosome 5D, IWGSC CS RefSeq v2.1, whole genome shotgun sequence genomic window:
- the LOC123120627 gene encoding uncharacterized protein, with protein sequence MPPNLAERLAAGSGVLLSAGDLLPPPPPLAPPTPFRAGVAAAASDGIGVDLFAVAASFPPASPAMSAPPKRGETGSQHACVIQQIKENAVYYSRAGKTPFTIRALGLPGGKACNEPSEVTGRLASPLAGCPGGWAGARGADICARAATLRAVVGRRRRDAGAWGSLSCLPGLRCLALLLLLAVAGSGAPSSDPGIRRTRRPVLSDFTQGASSLALAPMPGVCPRVVTTGRDAPDVTCAPHMHGQIPSDRACASAAGTNFPRPTTWNRMTGAPAPVLASTMRCRTASLAALVLSELR encoded by the exons ATGCCTCCTAACCTCGCCGAAAGACTTGCCGCCGGATCCGGCGTTTTGCTCTCTGCAGGAGacttgctcccccccccccccccgctagcaCCTCCGACCCCCTTCCGCGCCGGCGTGGCCGCCGCCGCATCAGATGGGATCGGTGTAGATCTGTTCGCCGTGGCTGCATCCTTCCCTCCCGCTTCTCCCGCCATGAGCGCCCCTCCAAAGCGTGGAGAGACAG GATCTCAGCACGCGTGTGTGATTCAACAAATAAAGGAAAACGCCGTTTACTATTCGCGCGCTGG GAAAACGCCGTTTACTATTCGCGCGCTGGGTCTGCCCGGTGGAAAGGCATGCAACGAGCCAAGTGAAGTGACCGGCCGCCTCGCTTCGCCACTGGCCGGGTGCCCGGGTGGGTGGGCGGGCGCGCGAGGCGCAGATATTTGCGCGCGCGCCGCGACGTTACGCGCCGTGGTTGGCCGACGACGCCGCGACGCGGGTGCGTGGGGTTCCTTGTCTTGTCTCCCCGGTCTCCGgtgcctcgccctcctcctcctcctcgccgtggCCGGCAGCGGGGCTCCGTCAAGCGACCCCGGCATCCGCCGGACGCGACGCCCCGTCCTCTCAGACTTCACTCAGGGCGCGTCCTCGCTCGCACTAGCGCCGATGCCAGGCGTGTGCCCTCGGGTGGTGACCACCGGACGGGACGCGCCGGACGTGACCTGCGCGCCACACATGCATGGACAAATTCCCTCCGATCGTGCGTGCGCCAGTGCCGCGGGCACGAACTTTCCCCGCCCCACGACCTGGAATCGGATGACGGGCGCACCGGCACCGGTGCTCGCGAGCACGATGCGGTGCCGTACGGCGTCTCTGGCTGCGCTTGTCCTATCTGAATTAA GATAA
- the LOC123120626 gene encoding uncharacterized protein encodes MAQGVPHAGPGPFSLCRAWPMAGRAGRARGPAWLARPIWPAIVKRVPRQRSPHPFPPKLATPEKFLPSAPPSASSPPLRWTGVESIRFLRARVAADLPRGSAAFRWALRGTMLTVKSEPATAMDAVGKSEIEEHEQKVNRYQAELAARIKSKYFSNKAFDGGKIFEEETIVEGETIRSSRWPCTSSYANPVNFLQEKKSHERRDSPSLVAEASPKNNAGVLATENNLTPGKRQASKET; translated from the exons ATGGCCCAGGGCGTGCCGCATGCCGGGCCCGGCCCGTTTAGCCTGTGCCGTGCCTGGCccatggcgggccgtgccgggcGTGCTCGCGGGCCGGCATGGTTGGCacggcccatttggccagctatagTCAAGCGAGTTCCCAGACAGCGCTCCCCTCACCCCTTTCCGCCGAAGCTCGCCACCCCAGAGAAATTTCTCCCATCAGCCCCGCCGTCGGCTTCTTCTCCCCCGTTGCGCTGGACTGGCGTGGAGTCGATTCG TTTCTTGCGGGCTCGCGTGGCAGCTGACCTTCCAAGGGGTTCCGCCGCGTTCCGCTGGGCGCTGAGAGGAACCATGCTCACCGTCAAGTCCGAACCTGCAACTGCAATGGATGCAGTGGG TAAGTCGGAAATCGAGGAGCATGAACAGAAGGTAAACAGATACCAAGCTGAACTTGCAGCCCGCATTAAGTCCAAATACTTCTCTAATAAGGCTTTTGACGGAG GAAAAatctttgaagaagaaactattgtTGAAGGCGAAACCATCCGTTCAAGTAG GTGGCCATGTACAAGTTCGTACGCGAACCCGGTAAATTTTCTCCAAGAGAAGAAGAGCCATGAGAGGAGGGATTCTCCATCTTTGGTAGCTGAAGCTTCACCAAAGAATAATGCAGGTGTTTTGGCAACAGAAAACAATCTAACACCTGGCAAGAGACAAGCATCCAAGGAGACCTGA
- the LOC123124953 gene encoding basic leucine zipper 43-like, translated as MLHHYHHGEVASLHCLSPPNPPFHTHYHHPGMIAASMTPPPPFHFSPAAYEYEDEPILQEALAAIGDNSPPGSGGADDIHGQVLASAAEEERRRRRMVSNRESARRSRMRKQRQLSELWARVAHLRGANRRLLDELNRAMRSCGDVRRDNDRLGAEKAELEARLEQLMQQAQQSTKSSEPCEENTTAAAAAAE; from the coding sequence ATGCTTCACCATTACCACCATGGCGAAGTGGCCAGCCTGCACTGCCTCTCGCCCCCGAACCCGCCGTTCCACACCCACTATCACCACCCCGGCATGATCGCCGCCAGCATGACGCCCCCTCCGCCCTTCCACTTCTCACCGGCAGCCTATGAGTATGAGGACGAGCCTATCCTGCAGGAAGCGCTGGCTGCCATCGGCGATAACAGCCCGCCCGGCTCCGGCGGGGCTGATGACATCCATGGCCAGGTGCTGGCTtcagcggcggaggaggagcggaggcggcggaggaTGGTGTCCAACCGCGAGTCGGCGAGGCGGTCGCGCATGCGCAAGCAGCGGCAGCTCAGCGAGCTGTGGGCGCGGGTGGCGCACCTCCGCGGCGCCAACCGCCGCCTCCTCGACGAGCTCAACCGCGCAATGAGGAGCTGCGGCGACGTCCGCCGCGACAACGACCGGCTCGGCGCCGagaaggccgagctggaggccagGCTCGAGCAGCTCATGCAGCAAGCACAACAGAGCACCAAATCCTCAGAGCCATGCGAGGAAAACACCActgccgctgctgccgctgctgaatAA